A section of the Clostridium felsineum DSM 794 genome encodes:
- a CDS encoding glycosyltransferase family 4 protein produces MEKKYIMFIVAVVISFLATPLVRKFAIHIKAIDIPKDKRRVHKKPIPKIGGLAIYLSFVIVLILKKGPLDRAELGIIFGGGIIVIGGFIDDLKCLRPIYKVLFQLCGAFVLIGFGLRVSMITNPISNSFSYIPINNFLGIAITIIWIIGVTNAFNLIDGLDGLSAGVGVISSITIAIVAFLNGPSRIEAEILSVILAGSILGFLPYNFNPASIFMGDTGAQFLGFALAAISIQGAIKSASAVVLAVPILVLGLPIYDTIFAIIRRKINGKPIMQADRGHLHHRLLDMGLNQKQAVLIMYFISAIMGLIAVIAMQLTNTKAYVIFAGAVVCVVGLAWKFGLFKHK; encoded by the coding sequence ATGGAGAAAAAGTACATCATGTTTATTGTAGCAGTGGTCATTTCGTTTTTGGCTACACCGCTTGTGAGAAAATTTGCAATTCATATAAAAGCCATAGATATACCTAAAGATAAAAGAAGAGTTCATAAAAAGCCTATACCTAAAATAGGTGGTCTTGCGATATATTTATCCTTTGTAATAGTGTTGATACTAAAAAAAGGTCCTTTAGATAGGGCAGAACTGGGAATAATATTTGGTGGTGGAATAATAGTTATCGGAGGCTTTATTGATGATTTGAAATGTTTAAGACCCATATATAAAGTATTATTTCAACTTTGTGGTGCATTTGTTTTGATTGGATTTGGTCTTAGGGTATCGATGATAACAAATCCTATTAGCAATTCTTTTTCGTACATACCGATAAATAATTTTTTGGGGATAGCAATAACTATTATATGGATAATTGGCGTTACAAATGCATTTAATTTAATAGATGGACTAGATGGTTTGTCAGCAGGTGTTGGAGTTATTTCAAGTATTACTATAGCGATAGTTGCATTTTTAAACGGGCCTAGTAGAATTGAAGCGGAAATATTATCAGTAATATTAGCTGGATCTATATTAGGATTTTTACCATATAATTTTAATCCGGCATCAATTTTCATGGGAGATACAGGAGCTCAATTTCTTGGTTTTGCTTTAGCTGCTATATCTATTCAAGGAGCTATAAAGTCTGCCTCTGCTGTTGTTTTGGCAGTTCCAATATTGGTTCTTGGACTACCGATTTATGATACTATATTTGCAATAATAAGGAGAAAAATAAATGGAAAGCCGATAATGCAGGCTGATAGGGGGCATTTGCATCATAGACTACTTGATATGGGATTAAATCAAAAACAAGCAGTTTTAATAATGTATTTTATAAGTGCAATAATGGGACTTATAGCAGTAATAGCAATGCAACTTACTAATACTAAAGCCTATGTTATTTTTGCAGGAGCCGTTGTATGTGTAGTTGGTTTAGCATGGAAATTTGGATTATTTAAACATAAATAA
- a CDS encoding metal ABC transporter ATP-binding protein — MISIKNLYFSYSKDSNYVIDDLNLHIKNGSYTSILGQNGTGKSTLIKLILGLLKPVKGNITISTNKIGYVPQSTENFNFAFPITVRELLLCHAKSLKLKSPESTVIKSLKLLGMENFQKNLIGSLSGGQKQKIFIARSLIGNPELLILDEPSTGVDVKSQKEIYGFLKKINKENNVTIICVEHNLKAAYSNSTHILNFHAETGSLLNINEFLRNNMEVVNND, encoded by the coding sequence ATGATATCAATTAAAAATCTTTATTTTTCTTATAGCAAAGATTCTAATTATGTAATAGACGACTTAAATTTACATATAAAAAATGGTTCCTATACTTCAATATTAGGGCAAAACGGCACTGGAAAAAGTACTTTAATAAAACTCATTTTAGGTCTTTTAAAACCTGTAAAAGGCAACATAACAATATCTACTAATAAAATAGGATATGTGCCTCAAAGTACTGAAAATTTTAATTTTGCTTTTCCAATAACTGTACGTGAACTTCTCCTATGTCATGCAAAATCTCTTAAACTTAAAAGTCCTGAAAGTACAGTTATTAAATCTCTTAAACTTTTAGGAATGGAAAACTTTCAAAAGAACCTTATTGGTTCATTATCTGGAGGTCAAAAGCAAAAAATTTTTATAGCTAGATCTTTAATCGGAAATCCAGAACTTTTAATTCTAGATGAACCTTCAACTGGAGTAGATGTAAAGAGCCAAAAAGAAATCTATGGCTTCCTTAAAAAAATAAATAAAGAAAATAACGTAACAATAATATGCGTAGAACATAATCTAAAGGCCGCGTATTCAAATTCAACTCATATTTTAAATTTTCATGCGGAAACTGGTTCTCTTTTAAATATTAACGAATTTCTAAGAAATAACATGGAGGTTGTAAATAATGATTGA
- the prfA gene encoding peptide chain release factor 1, protein MLERLEFIESKYDELSIKISDPSVMANQNEWQKLCKEHSEVETIVLKYREYKKAKEDLEADKEMLRDKIDAELKEMVEEEIKELEKSVEDYEEELRVMLLPKDPNDSKNVFVEIRGGTGGEEAALFAADLFRMYTRYAERQGWHVEVMSANETDIGGFKEVVFMIKGNGAYSRMKYESGTHRVQRVPDTESSGRIHTSAATVAVLPEVDDVDIEINPNDIRVDVFRASGHGGQCVNTTDSAVRITHIPSGIVVSCQDEKRQLKNKEKAMKVLRARLYEKAEAERSAGIAENRKNQVGSGDRSERIRTYNFPQGRITDHRIGLTIYKLDQFLDGDIDEVINGLITAEQAEKMKEMGNTKD, encoded by the coding sequence ATGTTAGAGAGACTTGAATTCATAGAAAGTAAATATGATGAATTATCTATAAAAATAAGTGACCCATCTGTTATGGCAAATCAAAACGAATGGCAAAAACTGTGTAAAGAACATTCAGAAGTTGAAACCATAGTTTTAAAATATAGAGAATACAAAAAAGCAAAGGAAGATCTTGAAGCAGACAAGGAAATGCTTAGAGATAAGATTGATGCTGAACTCAAAGAAATGGTAGAAGAAGAAATAAAAGAATTAGAAAAAAGTGTTGAGGATTATGAAGAAGAATTAAGGGTAATGCTTTTACCTAAAGATCCAAATGATAGTAAGAATGTATTTGTAGAAATAAGAGGTGGAACAGGTGGAGAAGAAGCTGCACTGTTTGCTGCTGACTTATTTAGAATGTATACGAGATATGCAGAAAGACAAGGCTGGCATGTTGAAGTTATGAGTGCTAATGAAACTGATATAGGTGGATTTAAAGAAGTTGTATTTATGATAAAAGGAAATGGAGCTTATAGCAGAATGAAGTATGAAAGCGGAACTCATAGAGTACAAAGAGTTCCAGATACAGAATCTAGTGGAAGAATACATACTTCAGCAGCTACGGTTGCAGTTCTTCCAGAGGTTGATGATGTTGATATAGAAATAAATCCAAATGATATTAGAGTAGATGTATTTAGAGCATCAGGACATGGTGGTCAGTGCGTAAATACTACAGATTCAGCTGTAAGAATAACACATATTCCTAGTGGTATAGTTGTATCTTGTCAAGATGAAAAAAGACAGCTAAAAAATAAAGAAAAAGCAATGAAGGTACTTAGAGCAAGACTTTATGAAAAGGCAGAAGCAGAGAGAAGTGCAGGAATTGCTGAAAATAGAAAAAATCAAGTAGGAAGTGGAGATAGAAGTGAGAGAATTAGGACTTACAATTTTCCACAAGGAAGAATAACAGATCATAGAATAGGACTTACAATATATAAGCTTGATCAGTTCTTAGATGGAGACATAGATGAAGTTATAAATGGACTTATAACCGCTGAACAAGCAGAAAAAATGAAAGAAATGGGAAATACAAAAGATTGA
- a CDS encoding DUF1385 domain-containing protein has product MGKKGTVGGQAVIEGVMMRGTKGIATAVRTSDGSISVEFKNVIPYTKKNKFFGLPIIRGFVSLIESLVIGIKTLNYSASFFEETSEEDEKPSKFDKFVEKILGDKANDFLLIFSLMISLVFAVAVFFILPTFLANLFSKVNSSSIALNFLEGIIRVAIFIIYIFFIGKMSDIQRVFEYHGAEHKTVFCYEDEDELTPEKASKYSRFHPRCGTNFLFLVMIVSIIIFSFTKWHSLPERIIWRIILLPLVSGVTYEIIKWMGKSESNISKLLSYPGLMLQRLTTKEPSEDQLEVAIKALKVAEGIDSEDEKSIEETEVK; this is encoded by the coding sequence AAAGGTATAGCAACAGCAGTTAGAACTTCAGACGGAAGTATTAGTGTGGAATTTAAGAATGTTATTCCGTATACTAAGAAAAACAAGTTTTTTGGTTTACCAATAATCAGGGGTTTTGTATCACTCATTGAATCTCTAGTTATAGGTATTAAAACTTTAAATTATTCAGCTTCATTTTTTGAAGAAACTTCAGAAGAAGATGAGAAACCTTCAAAATTTGATAAATTTGTAGAGAAAATTTTAGGAGATAAGGCTAATGACTTTCTTTTAATATTTTCACTTATGATATCTCTTGTGTTTGCGGTAGCTGTATTTTTTATACTTCCAACCTTTTTAGCAAATTTATTTTCAAAAGTTAATAGTAGTTCTATAGCTTTAAATTTTCTAGAAGGTATAATAAGAGTAGCTATATTTATAATTTATATATTTTTTATAGGAAAAATGAGTGATATTCAGAGAGTTTTTGAGTATCATGGAGCAGAACATAAAACAGTATTTTGTTATGAAGATGAGGATGAACTTACGCCTGAGAAGGCTTCAAAATATTCAAGATTTCATCCAAGGTGTGGTACAAACTTTCTGTTTTTAGTAATGATAGTAAGTATTATTATTTTTTCATTTACAAAATGGCACTCACTTCCAGAGAGAATTATATGGAGAATTATACTTCTTCCACTTGTTTCGGGAGTTACATATGAAATTATAAAATGGATGGGAAAAAGCGAAAGTAATATATCAAAATTATTATCTTATCCAGGACTTATGCTTCAACGTCTTACAACAAAAGAACCTTCAGAGGATCAACTTGAAGTTGCAATAAAGGCTTTAAAGGTTGCAGAAGGAATAGATTCTGAAGATGAAAAGTCTATAGAGGAGACAGAGGTTAAATGA
- a CDS encoding metal ABC transporter permease: protein MIELFHLSFMQNALIASIMIAILCPLIGIFLVLKRHSMVGDALSHASFAGVALGIFIGVSPLVTTFIFVSMCALLIELLRNSFKQYSDLVLPIILTLSVGIAITLTTSGRASGNIESFLFGSILTVTKGDIVLISIISVISILTIILFYNKFLYTTFDEDGAKISGINTKLLNYVFSLVVGFVISISIQITGILVVSSLLAVPVAAAMQFKKGFKATLLYSILFSFIDVLVGLFSSYYLNCAPGGTVALTSVFTLIIAIIIRRIARIE, encoded by the coding sequence ATGATTGAATTATTTCATCTAAGTTTTATGCAAAATGCTTTAATTGCTTCAATAATGATTGCAATCTTATGTCCTCTCATAGGCATCTTCTTAGTTCTTAAAAGACATTCTATGGTGGGTGATGCATTATCACATGCTTCTTTTGCTGGTGTGGCTTTAGGAATTTTTATTGGGGTTAGCCCTCTTGTAACTACTTTTATTTTTGTATCAATGTGTGCCCTTTTAATCGAACTTCTTAGAAATTCATTTAAACAATATTCAGATTTAGTTCTTCCAATTATTTTAACTCTATCTGTTGGAATTGCTATAACCTTGACTACAAGCGGAAGAGCTAGCGGAAATATAGAATCTTTTCTTTTTGGAAGTATTTTAACAGTTACAAAAGGTGATATAGTATTAATTTCTATAATAAGCGTAATATCAATATTAACCATAATTTTGTTCTATAACAAATTTTTATATACAACCTTTGATGAGGACGGAGCTAAAATTTCAGGAATCAATACAAAACTCTTGAACTATGTATTCTCTCTTGTAGTTGGTTTTGTTATCTCTATTTCAATACAAATAACAGGAATATTAGTAGTATCTTCTCTTTTAGCAGTTCCTGTTGCGGCTGCTATGCAATTTAAAAAAGGTTTTAAGGCAACTCTACTATATTCTATACTCTTTAGCTTTATAGATGTGTTAGTGGGCTTATTTAGCTCTTATTACTTAAACTGTGCTCCTGGTGGAACAGTTGCACTAACATCTGTATTTACTTTAATAATTGCCATTATAATTAGAAGAATTGCTAGAATAGAATAA
- a CDS encoding L-threonylcarbamoyladenylate synthase encodes MYTKIVNLNKDDIEADKALKEAGELIQKGKLVVFPTETVYGLGANAEDGKAVTKIFEAKGRPQDNPLIIHVADFEDVDKYAQNISESAKRLMQEFWPGPMTLILEKKSIISDVTSAGLTSVGVRMPSSRIARKLIRYSGVPIAAPSANISGRPSPTDIQRCIEDLNGKVDYIIGGENCEFGLESTIIDCTVNPVCILRPGAITLEMVRKVENNAYIDPAIMKKSTTEFKPKAPGMKYKHYAPKADVKIISGDLKKTIEKINEIVQNYIDDNKKVGIMATDETKDKYKNASVISLGSRNDIYTIGKNLFETLREFDDQKVDVILSEAFSEEGFGVAIMNRLNKSAGFDIINV; translated from the coding sequence TTGTATACTAAAATAGTTAATTTAAATAAAGATGATATAGAGGCAGATAAGGCTTTGAAAGAAGCTGGGGAACTTATACAAAAAGGAAAATTGGTTGTTTTTCCAACAGAAACTGTTTATGGATTAGGAGCCAATGCAGAAGATGGAAAAGCAGTAACTAAAATCTTTGAAGCAAAGGGAAGACCACAGGATAATCCGTTGATAATTCATGTAGCTGATTTTGAAGATGTGGATAAATATGCCCAAAATATAAGTGAAAGTGCAAAAAGACTTATGCAAGAATTTTGGCCAGGACCTATGACTTTAATACTGGAGAAAAAGTCCATAATATCTGATGTAACAAGTGCAGGGTTAACCAGTGTAGGTGTAAGGATGCCATCTAGTAGAATTGCGAGAAAGCTTATAAGATATTCAGGTGTGCCAATAGCAGCGCCTTCAGCCAATATATCAGGAAGACCAAGTCCAACTGATATACAAAGATGCATAGAGGACTTAAATGGTAAAGTTGATTATATAATAGGAGGAGAAAATTGTGAATTTGGATTAGAGTCCACAATTATAGATTGTACAGTCAATCCGGTATGTATTTTAAGGCCAGGAGCAATTACCCTTGAAATGGTGAGAAAAGTGGAGAATAATGCCTACATAGATCCTGCTATTATGAAAAAAAGTACTACAGAGTTTAAGCCTAAAGCACCAGGAATGAAATACAAACACTATGCACCTAAGGCGGATGTAAAAATAATAAGCGGAGATTTGAAAAAAACTATTGAAAAAATTAATGAAATAGTGCAAAATTATATAGATGACAATAAAAAAGTTGGAATAATGGCGACTGATGAAACAAAAGATAAGTATAAGAATGCTTCTGTAATATCGCTAGGAAGTAGAAATGATATTTATACTATAGGGAAAAATTTGTTTGAGACCCTAAGAGAGTTTGATGACCAAAAAGTTGATGTTATACTTTCAGAAGCTTTTAGTGAAGAAGGTTTTGGAGTTGCTATTATGAATCGATTAAATAAGTCAGCTGGATTTGATATAATAAATGTTTAA
- the upp gene encoding uracil phosphoribosyltransferase gives MSKVTQISHPLILHKLAFMRNKNTGSKDFREMVEEVAMLMAYEVTREMQLETVEIETPICTTKCKMLAGKKVAIVPILRAGLGMVNGVLKLIPAAKVGHIGLYRDEETLKPVEYFCKLPQDIEERDIIVTDPMLATGGSAIDAIALLKKRGAKYIRLMCLIGAPEGIAAVQEAHPDVDIYLASIDERLDENGYIIPGLGDAGDRLFGTK, from the coding sequence ATGAGTAAAGTAACACAAATATCACATCCGCTTATACTACACAAATTAGCATTTATGAGAAATAAAAATACAGGTTCTAAGGATTTTAGAGAGATGGTAGAAGAAGTTGCTATGCTTATGGCATATGAAGTAACAAGAGAAATGCAACTTGAGACTGTTGAAATAGAAACTCCTATATGCACTACTAAATGTAAGATGCTTGCAGGAAAAAAAGTTGCTATAGTTCCTATACTTAGAGCAGGACTTGGAATGGTTAATGGAGTATTAAAATTAATACCAGCAGCTAAGGTTGGTCATATAGGTTTATATAGAGATGAAGAAACATTAAAGCCAGTAGAATACTTCTGTAAGCTTCCTCAAGATATAGAAGAAAGAGATATAATTGTAACTGATCCTATGCTTGCAACAGGTGGTTCAGCAATTGATGCTATAGCACTCCTTAAGAAAAGAGGAGCAAAATACATAAGATTGATGTGTCTTATAGGAGCACCAGAAGGTATAGCTGCAGTACAAGAAGCACATCCAGATGTTGATATTTACCTTGCATCTATTGATGAAAGATTAGATGAAAACGGATATATAATTCCTGGTCTAGGTGATGCAGGAGATAGATTATTTGGTACAAAATAA
- the wecB gene encoding non-hydrolyzing UDP-N-acetylglucosamine 2-epimerase has protein sequence MEKIKVVSIFGTRPEAIKMAPLVRKLNQNENVESKVCVTAQHRQMLDQVLNLFDINPDFDLNIMKTKQSLTGITARVLEGLDKIFTEEKPDIVLVHGDTTTTFAAALAAFYKKIAVGHVEAGLRTFNKYFPFPEEMNRKLTGAVADLHFAPTAGSRGNLLREAVAEENIFITGNTVVDAMNHTVEEDYVFENEELNNLDYKNKKVIMVTAHRRENWGKGIENICTALRRIVEENDDVELVYLVHLNPIVKDVVFKNLNGMRGVHLLSPLDTKETHNLMNKCFMVMTDSGGLQEEAPHLGKPVLVLRDVTERPEAVEAGTVKLVGTDVKKIVDETYKIMKNQDEYERMSKAINPYGDGKASERIVDAILYHFGKLKSRPDEFSPKNNI, from the coding sequence ATGGAAAAGATAAAAGTAGTAAGTATATTTGGCACCAGGCCGGAAGCAATAAAAATGGCGCCATTAGTAAGAAAATTAAATCAAAATGAAAATGTTGAATCAAAAGTATGCGTTACAGCACAACATAGGCAAATGTTAGATCAAGTACTTAATTTATTTGATATAAATCCGGATTTTGATTTGAATATAATGAAAACAAAACAGAGTCTTACAGGTATAACAGCAAGAGTTTTAGAGGGATTAGATAAGATTTTTACTGAAGAAAAGCCAGATATTGTTCTTGTACATGGAGATACAACAACAACCTTTGCTGCGGCATTAGCGGCATTTTATAAGAAAATAGCAGTAGGACATGTTGAAGCAGGTCTTAGAACATTTAATAAATATTTTCCGTTTCCAGAAGAAATGAATAGAAAACTTACAGGGGCAGTTGCAGATTTACATTTTGCGCCAACTGCTGGTTCAAGAGGAAATCTTTTAAGAGAAGCTGTTGCTGAAGAAAATATATTTATTACAGGAAATACAGTTGTAGATGCTATGAATCATACAGTAGAAGAGGACTATGTATTTGAAAATGAAGAACTTAATAATTTAGATTATAAAAATAAAAAGGTTATAATGGTAACAGCTCATAGGCGTGAGAACTGGGGAAAAGGAATAGAAAATATATGTACAGCATTGAGAAGAATTGTAGAAGAAAATGATGATGTTGAACTTGTATATTTAGTGCATTTAAATCCAATAGTTAAAGATGTTGTATTTAAAAATTTAAATGGAATGAGGGGAGTTCATTTACTTTCTCCACTTGATACAAAAGAAACTCATAATCTTATGAATAAATGTTTTATGGTTATGACAGATTCAGGTGGACTTCAAGAAGAAGCTCCACATTTAGGAAAACCTGTACTTGTTTTACGTGATGTAACTGAAAGACCAGAAGCAGTAGAAGCTGGAACTGTAAAATTAGTAGGAACTGATGTTAAAAAAATAGTAGATGAAACTTATAAGATAATGAAAAATCAAGATGAATACGAAAGAATGAGTAAGGCTATAAATCCATATGGTGATGGAAAAGCATCTGAAAGAATAGTTGATGCCATATTGTATCACTTTGGAAAATTAAAAAGTAGACCAGATGAATTTTCGCCAAAAAATAATATTTAG
- a CDS encoding deoxycytidylate deaminase — MERRDKNNYYLDIAETVLERGTCLRRDFGAIIVKNDEIISTGYTGAPRGRKNCSDIGVCIRKKLNVKRGTHYELCRSVHAEANAIISAARNEMIGSTLYLVGKNAESHEYVEKAFPCSMCKRLILNSGIEKIVIRDDEKNFREIEIKDWIEDDDSLRGEIEY; from the coding sequence ATGGAGAGACGAGATAAAAATAATTATTATTTAGATATAGCAGAAACAGTACTTGAAAGAGGAACATGCCTTAGAAGAGATTTTGGAGCTATAATAGTAAAGAATGATGAAATAATATCTACAGGTTATACGGGAGCACCTCGTGGAAGAAAAAATTGTAGTGATATTGGTGTATGTATAAGAAAGAAGCTTAATGTAAAAAGAGGGACTCATTATGAATTATGTAGGTCAGTTCATGCTGAAGCAAATGCTATAATAAGTGCTGCAAGAAATGAGATGATAGGTAGTACGCTTTATCTTGTGGGAAAAAATGCTGAGTCGCATGAGTATGTAGAAAAAGCATTTCCATGTTCTATGTGTAAAAGACTGATTCTAAATTCAGGCATAGAAAAAATTGTGATAAGAGATGATGAAAAAAATTTTAGAGAAATAGAAATAAAAGATTGGATTGAGGATGATGATTCACTTAGGGGTGAAATAGAGTATTAG
- the rpiB gene encoding ribose 5-phosphate isomerase B — MKIAIGSDHAGFSLKKEVIKHLEGKNIEVKDFGTFSEDSCDYPDYALKVAEEVAQNNFEFGILICGTGIGISISANKVPGIRAAVCSDTFCAHASREHNNANILAMGERVVGTGLALDIVDTFLNSKFEGDRHQRRIDKITGIEKKFNGGMK, encoded by the coding sequence ATGAAAATAGCAATAGGTAGTGATCATGCAGGATTTTCATTAAAAAAGGAAGTTATAAAACATTTAGAAGGTAAAAACATTGAAGTTAAGGATTTTGGCACTTTTAGTGAAGATTCATGTGATTACCCAGATTATGCATTAAAGGTAGCAGAAGAAGTTGCTCAAAATAATTTTGAGTTTGGAATACTTATTTGTGGAACAGGTATAGGAATAAGTATTTCAGCCAATAAAGTACCAGGAATAAGAGCAGCTGTATGTTCAGATACATTCTGTGCTCATGCATCAAGAGAACACAATAATGCAAATATACTTGCAATGGGCGAAAGAGTTGTAGGAACAGGCTTAGCGCTTGATATTGTAGATACCTTCTTGAATTCAAAATTTGAAGGTGATAGACACCAAAGAAGGATAGATAAGATTACAGGAATAGAGAAAAAATTTAATGGAGGAATGAAATAA
- the prmC gene encoding peptide chain release factor N(5)-glutamine methyltransferase: MKIKEALVKAYSILKESNKEFYMEDSQILLTHVIKKDKLFIITNRDFEIDEDKAEEYFRYIDMRRKKMPLRYITKQCEFMGLDFHIEEGVLIPRPDTEILVEEVLKYIEYNNYKKVCDVCSGSGAIGLSIAKYANNVEVLCTDISKDAIRVSEINRKSLELEDRVKIEEGDLLRKVIERGEKFDVIVSNPPYIREDEIPTLMEDVKEYEPKIALSGGEDGLEFYRKITSMSKEILKPGGLIAYEIGSDEADEVFQILKNEGFISVEKRKDLAKMDRVVLAVRGGL; encoded by the coding sequence ATGAAAATAAAAGAGGCACTTGTTAAAGCATATTCTATATTAAAGGAAAGCAATAAAGAATTTTATATGGAAGATAGTCAGATATTATTGACTCATGTTATTAAAAAGGATAAACTTTTTATAATTACCAATAGAGATTTTGAAATTGATGAGGATAAAGCAGAAGAATATTTTAGATATATAGATATGAGAAGAAAAAAAATGCCTCTTAGATATATAACAAAGCAGTGTGAATTTATGGGGCTGGATTTTCATATCGAAGAAGGTGTTCTGATACCAAGACCAGATACTGAAATATTGGTAGAAGAGGTTTTAAAATATATAGAATACAATAACTATAAAAAGGTATGCGATGTTTGTTCAGGAAGTGGAGCAATAGGTCTTTCTATAGCAAAGTATGCAAATAATGTAGAGGTGCTATGTACGGATATATCTAAAGATGCAATTAGAGTTAGTGAAATAAACCGTAAGAGTTTAGAGTTAGAAGATAGGGTAAAAATAGAAGAAGGAGATCTTTTGAGGAAGGTTATAGAAAGAGGAGAAAAGTTTGATGTTATAGTATCAAACCCACCTTATATAAGAGAGGATGAAATTCCTACTTTAATGGAAGACGTAAAAGAATATGAACCCAAAATTGCACTCTCAGGTGGAGAAGATGGACTTGAATTTTATAGGAAAATAACCTCAATGAGTAAAGAAATTCTAAAACCAGGTGGGCTCATTGCTTATGAAATAGGAAGTGATGAAGCAGACGAGGTTTTTCAGATATTAAAAAATGAAGGATTTATATCAGTAGAAAAGAGAAAGGATCTTGCAAAAATGGATAGAGTGGTTTTAGCTGTAAGAGGTGGATTGTAA
- a CDS encoding low molecular weight protein arginine phosphatase, with product MKILFVCTGNTCRSCMAEAIFNSMCNIKGIEAFSAGASVIAESRTSLNSASVVKENLNVDISGRKAVQLTPFLVDTCDLVLTMTSYLSDMLRSHMEKSANKIYSLSEYIELEGDVTDPYGKSVEVYRQTYRDLEKRLEMLIKKLNEDRSI from the coding sequence ATGAAAATACTTTTTGTTTGTACTGGTAACACATGTAGAAGTTGTATGGCAGAAGCTATATTTAATAGTATGTGTAATATTAAAGGTATAGAAGCTTTTTCAGCAGGTGCATCTGTTATTGCCGAAAGTAGAACATCCTTAAATTCAGCTAGTGTAGTTAAAGAAAATCTTAATGTGGATATATCAGGCAGAAAAGCTGTACAATTGACTCCTTTTTTAGTTGATACTTGTGATTTGGTTTTAACAATGACATCATATTTAAGTGATATGCTTAGAAGTCATATGGAGAAAAGTGCAAATAAGATATATTCATTGAGTGAGTATATAGAGTTAGAGGGAGATGTAACTGATCCTTATGGCAAAAGCGTAGAAGTTTATAGGCAAACTTATAGAGATCTTGAAAAGAGATTAGAAATGCTTATTAAAAAATTAAATGAAGATAGAAGTATTTAA